TTATGAGAGCACAATACTTATGTGGACTCTGATAATTTGACCAAATAGTATACATGACTGGATGGCCATGGGCTCATACAGACGCAAACCATCTAATTATCTAGATATTTTTTCCTGAATTCTAATTGAATCTGTCATCCTAAGATAGGCTATGTGGTGGTCTCACTCATGAATCCAAAAGCAAGGTGTCAATTACCAACTGAAATGAAAGCAAGGGTGATAAGGAGTAGCATTTTTTCTGAGGTGAGGTTTCCAAACCTTTTCCCCATTTGATCAATGGTTTGAGGAATAAGTAGGCATTCCATCGAATTGATGAATCCAAGTTTTACTGAGAATTTTCAGATCTAGCAGTTTAGTTAGGGTCTAATTTTTTCCTTATGCTAGAGGATGAACTAATTATGGCCGGTGCAAGTTTTTTTCTGAATAGCATACAGTGTTATTAGTCTGCACATCTGTAGAAAGAGTTGaattaatataattttttttttcatgcttCAATAGCAGTCAAATTTTTGTTATGAGCTGTCATAATATCAATTTGCATCAAGGCAACTATTGTTGCTTGGTGAAATGCTGGAGTTTTCTGATACATTAGTGTTCTTGACATTATGTTTTCTGGTTTCCATATATATGACTGGGAATTCAGTCTTGAGGCTGATAACCATGATAATGTCCCAACCATACTTGGCGAAGGTTTTGCAAAAATTCTCCAATATACCTTCTAATTTGCATACTGTTATCCTATCTCAACTCATTAGATTGTATTTCTCGAAAGAAATTAAAGAACTTGAAATGTTTGGTTGCTCATTTGTCCTCTGTTTTTTCAAGGCATTTCTTTGATGGTTATTCTCACATGTGTATTATTTTGGGTCCAGATTGAAACAATGTCTGTCATGTTCTTCCAGCACTATCTTGCACTTTCGGACAAACACAAGGCAAGTTGATAAATCGTACAATACATCAGCCAGTAATGATGGCCATGTGGTTTGGTTTATATGGTAATTCAGGGGTAGTTCGCATGTTATTTCAAATAAGCAGAAACTTGTGGTCCAAGCTTCTCGTTTTATGGTGCAAATGGTGCAAACCCGATTACTCTCAACAGAAACTACGGACCAAGCTTTTAAGAGTCCTGAAAGTGCTTCAAGTTCAGCAGATGTGTCAAGCAATTTTGACATCGGACAGGAAGGCTCCTCAGCAGATGTGCCTCATGGAACAACATTGTTGATGCTCCTTTTATGAACACTTATGTTACTTCAGGATATGGCTTATCTAATGGACGGCATATTGATACTGACTGACTTTTTATGCTCTGTGGATATGTGATCTGAAATATAGTGTGTCATTGTGAATTTTAATTTCTCCATACTATTTCCGAGTTCCTTATTTGGATTAGCTGGCAGCCTGAACACTGTCCATTAACCAAATGAATCATGAGAGCTATTGCCAAATCTCAATGTTTTCAAACAAACATGCAGTTAGGACTTAGGATTTTGCAAAGTCATTTATTTTGAAGCTCCCAAATTTTGTATTTGTTTTAAGTTCATCTTTTGGCTCCTAACCCTCAAATCTGAATATGGGGTTGCTTTCATTAGTAGAGAATAGTAGAGTACGCTACTGAACCTTGTACATATATGTTAAAGTTAAATGTTCTAAAAAAACCTATGTTAAAGTTGAATGAGTAATTTATAGTGCTTGTGGAATCCGATGCAAAAATGACTATATCATTTAAGGCGACTATAGGTGGTCATAGATGGAATTTTgttttgcccgtagcaacgcatggGCACGATCCTAATTTATTCTAAaaaatcaaagagaatcacttctctcagagaatcagctctcaTAAAAAACTaaaatcagatggagctctaccaaacaaaAGCGGCGTAAGAGTAGGGGTGGGCGAGCTGCAGAAAACATCTTTGCGCTTGGGGCAATGACAATGACGCAGCTAGTGTGGTAATACCGAGACGCGTCAATTGCTGGTTGAAAACTATTTCCAAACCCCCTCTACGCCCTATGGGCCACTGAGAATTTCTGGAAGGGCTCCTCCTCTTCGGAGAAGGGAAAGCCCTACGATTCAATAAAAAATTTATCATTAAATTGGTTTAGTGTTTCTGAAAACACGATGGGCCTGGGCGCTTTGCGCACTGCTTGGTGCTGTGCTGTGGAGGCCTGATTGCAAAAACAGTTCGGCTTGGTAAAAGtagatatatttgagaagcacTCATAGTTTGAACTATTTTCTTTTTAAGAATATATAAAGAGTAAAATACATGGGTGATTCCTGATGAACTTGTCATGTACTGTGCGCTCGTAGCTTTTATAGGGCTAATTGTGCTTGATTTGTGCTAATGCTAATTTGTCATGCGGTAAAAATTACGCCAAGAAATCTGTGAGTAAAAAGGAGATTCTGGACTGGTGGCTTTTATAGGGCTAAGGGTGCTTGATTTGTGCTAATGCTAATTTGTCATCGCGGTAAAAATTGCGCCAAGAAATCTGTGAGTAAAAAGGATATTCTGGACTTGACACTCGCGGTAAAAATGCGCCGTGTATTGTGTCCTGCCTGGTTCATTTTGGCGCCATGTAAATGGATGAGCGGCAAACATTGGCGCGAGTGTGTTCAGTTATTTTTGCGATGTCCTGCCTGGTTCATGCAGGCAGGAACTGTTCACGCCGGATGCAAACAAAACTGGCAGGCAAGCAATGCCCACGTGCGATGCTCGCGGTCAACCGGATTGCGCGCTCCTGTAGCGAGACTTGAGTAAGTGAGGTAATCTGTCTGAAAAAGGCTAAAGACAGCTGTATTTTGGAGCTTAAACTGTAAAAATGCATTTCAGGTATATATGAACTTATCTGTCTCAGTCTTAGGATGCCATCCGGATCTCTAAACtttcaaaatatattttcagaCAGTACGTAAGAACTTTCAAGATGCATTTTAAGATCTCCAATCAAGCGCTAAGCAACACATACGTGATCATTAGCATAAGGTGGTTGTGAAGGCAACGAACAAAGAGGAAGCACCGTCATAAGCGACATGTGGTaagttttaagatttgaaaatgtattttgagagtttaagaATCCAAATGAAACCTGAGGACAAGTTTGCGGGCCTAAACATGCACTTTGAAGGCCTAAACATGCATTTTGAAAGTTTATGGACCCAGATGACATCTTGAGAAAGTTTGAGGACTTGAAAATATATTTGAGAGTTTAGAATCCCGGATGATACCACAAGATAGGTTAAAGGACCACCGGTGTATTTTACTCATGTATAAAATTGCAGTCTATTGGAAGACAGCTGAATTTTGACCTTGGAACTTCGGAAGTAAAACCTGGGATTTTCATTTATGGAAGCTATTAAAATTGATTTACATGTCCGTTTGATCTTTTACCTATTCTATTTCACCTTAATACAAGTTACAACACGCGAACAAAGAAAGTTCTGTTATCACATTGGCGCAACGCACAAGCATGctccaatttttttccttcactGGACTACCGGCTATAGCTCATCCTTGATATTTTCCGCAGCTGGGGCATTGTCCGTGGCCGCTACCGTCTCCACGTCTGAGATTTGCAGCTTCTCCTTGATGAATTTGGCCATGTCCTTGACACTTAATTTCTTTGAAACTTTGATCTGCATTGCAAAATATAGTGCAGCAGCACGTCACTAACGTGAGGCGGAAAGAATTAACTTAACACCATGTTTGCATTTGTTTCTGTAGACATACCGGGTTGTTTTTGTCTTCGGCAGGATAAATGAAGAGCGTTGGGTAATTGTTCACCTGCGCAGAAGCATGGACAATATTGAAGTGAAATTCAGAAGTTAAAAATTGACATATCTATGTCGACTCAGATCAATCCATTTGGAGACTCCGCGATGCACCAAACTGAACTTCTAGTAGCCAAAGGAAAGTACCTCTAAACAAGAGTTGACATATATTGTCAGCTAGCTAATACGTGCAGTGAATCATACAGAATCCCATCTTCTGTGCACGAGGACTCATGAACTTATATTTTCCAAGTTGTTTCGCAAGTCCATGCATCAGAGCATCTGTCGTGAATAATGGGTGAACACTTGTGCCGTGTGGTGTGCCTGCGTGTGTGGAGTGTGGGCAGTGTCCATGCGTGTAGACAGCGGACGGTCTGCATGTGTGAAGCTCATGATTTTACAGAGAATAGTTACCTCACAGCTATCTAATTTTACACCTCAGAAAGTAttgcaaaacaaaataaatgtcTTTGATAAGCATCTTCTAGCACAGAATACTAGATGGAAAATTGAAATTCATGTCGGCAACATGCAACGCATGAGCATATAGAAAAGGTTACCACTATCTGatatttctatgcattttcccTATGATGGAAATGCAAAGATCGACTCACCTTCAATTTAGGATGTTCATTCACAGAAGCATCTATGCGTGCAAATTTAAGAGTCTCCAACCCACTGAAATGCTTGGCCAACTTCTCGATATTTTTACTTATCGCCTCACAGTCAACACACCAAGGTGTATAAACCTTTTGtttaaaaggtaaaaaaaagaaagtgtaAGATCATTTATAGAACacaattatttgtgcatttaaAATGAGAAGAGATAACTTTGATGAATAAAAGAGAACAAGTAGAATATGCCATATACCTCAAGGAATACGTTTTGAGGACTTTCCAGCACAGAAGAATCAAATGTACGACCAACAACTTTTTCAACAAGTCCCTTCTGCAAAATGTAGGGTAAAAAATACCGGTCAGTGGTTAAACAAATTTCACAAGAGATAAATACCCCcaaaaaatttaaaaacaaGCAGGTCAATAGCAATGTAAAGATCATGCAAGTTGGTTTTCACACACAGAACACTCGTGAGCCCCTCATTGGTAAACATCCTTGCTGCTTTACTACACTAACTTTCTCAAATGCAAAGAAGATTGTTACGAAGAAATGTTGACCTACATTTTTTAGAAATAGTAAGTTATAATGCTGAACCATGAACCTGTGATTATTTCAAAGTTAAAATGCTTAGGGAATTCAATCCCGGTACATACACTTGGAGAATTCAAAATctaaacaaaataaataaagcttACCCCTTGCGGTACTGGTTCTGATTTGTGGTACGGAGGTAGTGTGCCATCTAGGAGACTTAAGCAGAATTCCTGTTGTCCAGTACATAATACAATTAAGTAACTGCCTCAAGTTGTCAGGTGATATAACAcaatatcaaaataaatatcTCAATACCCTTAGGTTCTTTGCGTTGATATCTGCCTCCATCACATATTTGGCTCCATTGCTTGTATCGAATGCTGTAACCTGGTGAACTTTCTAACTTTAGCAAAAAAAGTAATTCTGTGCAATTAAACAGTATAGAAAAGGTTGACGGTTGACAGCTGTCAAGTGGTCAGACTAGTAACTATAGTGATTTCCAACATCATAAAGGAATCAATTGTCTGAACCAATAAGTAATCTGAGTATCTGACTCCTTCCTACTTCAGATTAATAGAACACATGAGCAATAGATGAATAGAACCGCATGTACATACACGTTGTTTACTGCAAAAGGGACATGCGTGATTAATTGAGTCCAATGTGAAACTTACAGTAGGCTTTTTTTCTGATTCAAGACCATAAAGAGTGAGGAATGGCTTTGCAAGGTTTTCTTCAGCAGTGTCCACATATATAAACATTATCTGCAACACCATGGAGTAAACATGTTTAGCCAAAACAGCCATTCAAGTGATGTGTACATGGtcagaaacaaaataaaagcatTGATATGTCAGCACCTTTGTCTTGAATGCTCTTGCAACTTCTTCAACCATAGATTCAAGATCCTCAAAATCATAAGCCTCTGAGAAAGTGAAGACCTAGAACAAATTTGCAAGAGAGTAAACTCCAACTGTCCTTTCATAAGGATCACAAATTATAATTTTCTGTTGGACATTTCTACAGTTAATGGTTTATTGCAGTTGAACGAAACATAAATAGCTCACACCCTTCTAATAAATTTAGGCATCCCTGGGATCTAAATATGAGATTGATCAGCAAAGTATGTGAGAAAGGACAGAGAGTGCCAACCTGCAGTTTAATAGGGCTTGAATATACTTTGCCCGAATTGAGCTCAGTGAATACAGTAATTAGGGGAAACTTGTTTAGCTCCACAAACCGCAAAATTGCCTTTTCTTCAAAGTCCCCATCTGCAAAATCCCAAAACCCCACTGTATGAGTTGCTGCATGGAACAAAAACTGGAGCTTAACCCAGCATATTTATTTCAGTATTCAGTGCATTTAACCAGTAAGCTTCGTTTTTTCACAAATTAGATGAAATATCTAGAAAACCCCATAATTATATAGCAAGTTCTTCAATACCTTACACTAAAGTGAGCAAGAGAAATTGTTACTATTGAGATCGTGGAAGGCAGACATAGTTATAACATGTTGAAAATCTTACTCGAGGGTTCATGATTCACAGAATCAGGATGGTATAGGAACACAAGATGACAATATGCATCCAAATATAGGTAGAAGATACTTACCAAACTTTTCAAACTTCTCAGGTTCGCTTTTAACAAGGCCTACGAATTGCTCTTCGGATGTAATACCTGGAAATAGAATTTTGGCAACACTCCTATCACTGGTTTCTACAAACTGTACTTCATCATCTGTGGTTGCTGCCTTCACAAATTCTTCGTATTCTGCTCCCTGCCAAAAGATGGATATGGAAAAGCAAAATTGAACAAATCCATAAACTTTATTCCACAAGTTTTAACGATTGGAGCAAAGCAAAACCTGAAAATGTATTTACATCCAGCATTTCACGTACCTTAAAATTCTTGAATAGTCCAATAACAAAAGTCTGATCCTTTTTAAGGAACTCCTTAGCTGAATCCTTAGACTGAAGCATAATGACTGGCGCACCAGTCTTCTTTCTTACCCAAGTAACTATCGCGTCCCTATCAACAAGGGAGATAGATAATTCCAAGTCAATTCGTAGGGTACATGAAAAGCAATTCCCATGATGCTAACGAAACAAGAGAGTAAGCAGCGTTCTCACTTGGTGTGGAGGCCATGGTACGCGTGCTCGGTGCCGTTGACGAAGAGGAGCACGGTGGGGAACCCCTTGACCCCAACGGAAGCGGCCGCCTTGGGGTACCGCTCCCCGTCGAGCTTGGCGAACGCGACGGCGCTGCCCATGGCgcgcagcgccgcggcggcctcggcgaaCCGCGGCATGAGCTGCGCGCTGCGCTCGCACCAGGGCGCGTACCCGAGGAGCAGCAGCTCCGCGTGGTCCTCCACGGCGCGGCGCGCGTTGTCGTTGTCGAGCGCCAGCACCATCGACTGCGCCCgccgcaccgcctccgccgcgcccccgccgtcgccgcctcccccatCCAGCtcgccccgctccgcctcctcgtcgatggccagcagctcgtccagcaCGTccgagtcgtcgtcgtcatccagGTCCAGCCGCGCCGACCACACCACCGACACGGCGAGCGCGAGGACCACCACTAGCACCAGCGCCCCGACCCGCCGCGCCCTCATCTTGTCTTGCTCGACGAAATGcgcggcgcctccgcctccctctcctccgagATCTAGCAGCGGCAGAGCTCGCCCGCACGACGCGCCACCGCCCACGAGGAGATCGAAGAAATCGGGGGGGAACGAGTGCGCGATGCGACGCCGTAAATGGCTCCCAAGCTCGAGTGTTCAAACGGCAAGGCGGACGGAGGCGTGCGCCGCGACTCCGCAAGCACGCGGTGGAGAGGATGACGTGT
Above is a genomic segment from Setaria viridis chromosome 4, Setaria_viridis_v4.0, whole genome shotgun sequence containing:
- the LOC117852511 gene encoding protein disulfide isomerase-like 1-5, whose product is MRARRVGALVLVVVLALAVSVVWSARLDLDDDDDSDVLDELLAIDEEAERGELDGGGGDGGGAAEAVRRAQSMVLALDNDNARRAVEDHAELLLLGYAPWCERSAQLMPRFAEAAAALRAMGSAVAFAKLDGERYPKAAASVGVKGFPTVLLFVNGTEHAYHGLHTKDAIVTWVRKKTGAPVIMLQSKDSAKEFLKKDQTFVIGLFKNFKGAEYEEFVKAATTDDEVQFVETSDRSVAKILFPGITSEEQFVGLVKSEPEKFEKFDGDFEEKAILRFVELNKFPLITVFTELNSGKVYSSPIKLQVFTFSEAYDFEDLESMVEEVARAFKTKIMFIYVDTAEENLAKPFLTLYGLESEKKPTVTAFDTSNGAKYVMEADINAKNLREFCLSLLDGTLPPYHKSEPVPQGKGLVEKVVGRTFDSSVLESPQNVFLEVYTPWCVDCEAISKNIEKLAKHFSGLETLKFARIDASVNEHPKLKVNNYPTLFIYPAEDKNNPIKVSKKLSVKDMAKFIKEKLQISDVETVAATDNAPAAENIKDEL